The Falco naumanni isolate bFalNau1 chromosome 1, bFalNau1.pat, whole genome shotgun sequence genome window below encodes:
- the THAP9 gene encoding DNA transposase THAP9, translated as MTRSCSALGCTTRDNGRSRERGISFHQFPVDAAQRREWIRAVNRVDPRSRQAWRPGPSAMLCSRHFTEADFERYGMRRKLRRGAVPSRFPPPGACAAGRPPLSFALTAPLLPPPGAAGRRPAEPPRPSPEAGGPHPRRRGPQLHRGGAARSGRGGAAGPGPPAEASPRGREPPRRAAARKGGQHPDGAGRYPAASRGNHLPCELHSWRHMTEYSPEMRQFACILHLYHVKAYDYLQKILPFPHPHSLTNWLSTNEATAGFSNDIFLCLEEKVERGERAYRYCTLMVQDMSLQKQQEWDPQTQRLTGFVDLGAGSLDADEAPLASEAIILMAVGTLSPWMAPLGYFFVNSTTGHLLAQLLRQTISKLNNIGITVLAVTSGATARGAETARALGIRIDPERIQCTFQHPPDSGHSITYFFDVCHVLQLIRNALQCFQKIEWLSDTVWWQHVVELAALQEHRVLEPCSPKSCRLGSKESYHLKVNLATLLFSEGVADALEHLQKLGLASFQNCSGTVKFVRLMSRLCDVFHGRGPCRRELERPLLAGDYTKISHLFNEAKSSFTTLTDSMGKYIIKSKRRLGLLSLLLNAESLQWLYTNYICPEGTPSHHLLAYAFSLDPLELFLRALQQACGSSPTCTVFQAAYHRLLASCSLAPGLSRSSSAGNTSSLDISLSRRRDLTLGSIRAQYNPAHGKTLTTEYPYCAGLLLHGSALSNALTDLSLHAQSITCIAGFVAEQLASDLQCEACLASLFESDDSRPGCGSVLYIKKLGGVSLPSASVYHITNILERVLNRYGEGGDGNKTTKLWCLSLEEKVFQELLGESSLFPTLMNHLFDGELCINNHYTILVKEITRCYLNIRINCAKHLNLKYHCGRHRPKGKHLFPSPLGGSH; from the exons TCACCGAGGCCGACTTCGAGCGCTACGGGATGCGGCGCAAGCTGAGGCGGGGGGCCGTGCCCTCCCGCTTCCCCCCGCCCGGTGCGTGCGCTGCCGGCcgccctcccctctccttc GCGCTCACcgcccctctccttcccccgCCAGGAGCCGCGGGGCGCCGGCCGGCGGAGCCCCCCCGCCCGAGCCCTGAGGCAGGCGGGCCTCACCCCCGCCGCCGAGGACCACAGCTACAccgcggcggggcagcgcgCAGCGGGCGCGGAGGcgcggccggccccggcccccccgcagAAGCCTCCCCCCGCGGCCGGGAGCCGCCCCGCCGCGCAGCAGCCCGCAAGGGTGGCCAGCATCCTGATGGAGCTGGTCGATACCCAGCAGCTTCCCGAGGAAACC ATCTGCCTTGTGAGTTACACAGCTGGAGGCACATGACAGAATACTCACCAGAAATGAGGCAATTCGCTTGTATTCTCCACCTCTACCATGTTAAGGCCTATGATTATCTGCAGAAGATTCTTCCCTTCCCTCATCCTCACAGCCTGACCAA TTGGCTATCTACTAATGAGGCTACTGCAGGCTTCAGCAACGacatttttctctgccttgaGGAAAAGGTGGAGAGAGGGGAACGGGCCTACCGCTACTGCACCCTGATGGTACAAGACATgtccctgcagaagcagcaggagtgGGACCCACAGACGCAGCGCCTGACAGGCTTTGTTGACTTGGGAGCAGGCAGCCTTGATGCTGATGAAGCGCCGCTGGCCTCAGAAGCGATAATCCTCATGGCAGTCGGCACCTTGAGTCCCTGGATGGCTCCACTTGGCTACTTCTTTGTGAACAGCACGACTGGCCACTTACTTGCTCAGCTGCTTCGTCAGACCATCAGTAAGCTGAACAACATTGGCATCACGGTGTTGGCTGTGACGTCAGGTGCCACCGCTCGTGGCGCTGAGACTGCCAGAGCTCTGGGGATCAGGATAGATCCCGAAAGGATTCAGTGCACTTTCCAACATCCGCCAGACTCTGGTCACAGCATCACGTACTTCTTTGACGTTTGCCATGTGCTGCAGCTAATAAGGAATGCTCTGCAGTGCTTCCAGAAGATAGAGTGGCTCAGTGACACCGTGTGGTGGCAGCATGTGGTGGAGCTGGCAGCTTTGCAGGAGCACAGGGTGTTAGAGCCATGCAGTCCCAAGTCATGTAGACTGGGTAGTAAGGAGAGTTACCACCTGAAGGTCAACCTTGCTACCCTGTTGTTCAGTGAGGGTGTTGCTGATGCACTGGAACACCTCCAGAAGCTGGGCCTAGCCTCATTCCAGAACTGCAGCGGTACCGTCAAGTTTGTGCGTTTGATGAGCCGTCTGTGCGACGTGTTTCATGGTAGAGGTCCCTGTAGAAGGGAACTTGAAAGGCCTTTGCTAGCTGGAGATTACACCAAAATAAGCCACCTCTTTAATGAGGCCAAGAGCTCCTTCACCACTTTAACAGACTCTATGGggaaatacattattaaaagCAAACGCAGACTAGGTCTTCTGAGTTTGTTGCTCAATGCCGAAAGCCTCCAGTGGCTTTACACCAACTACATATGTCCAGAAGGCACTCCTTCCCACCACCTCCTGGCCTATGCCTTCAGCCTTGACCCACTGGAGCTGTTCCTCAGGGCCCTCCAGCAAGCCTGTGGCAGCAGCCCCACCTGCACTGTGTTTCAGGCCGCTTACCACAGACTGctggccagctgcagcctggcaccagGCTTGTCACgcagcagcagcgcaggcaATACAAGCTCCTTGGACATATCCTTGTCTCGCAGGAGAGATCTGACCCTTGGCAGCATTCGTGCTCAGTATAACCCAGCTCATGGGAAGACACTGACAACGGAGTACCCCTATTGTGCAGGCCTTCTTTTGCATGGCTCTGCACTGAGTAATGCACTGACAGACCTATCGCTGCACGCACAGAGCATCACCTGCATCGCAGGCTTTGTTGCTGAGCAATTAGCCTCTGACTTGCAATGCGAGGCTTGTCTTGCTTCCCTCTTTGAGTCAGATGACAGCAGGCCAGGATGCGGGTCAGTGCTTTACATAAAAAAGTTAGGTGGAGTCAGTCTGCCCTCAGCAAGTGTGTACCACATAACAAACATTTTGGAACGAGTCCTGAACCGGTATGGCGAAGGAGGAGACGGCAACAAAACCACCAAGCTATGGTGCTTGTCTCTAGAAGAGAAAGTCTTCCAGGAGCTTCTGGGAGAAAGTTCCCTCTTCCCTACTCTCATGAACCATTTATTTGATGGGGAGTTGTGCATCAACAATCACTACACAATCCTAGTAAAGGAAATAACACGATGTTATTTAAACATCAGAATAAACTGTGCCAAACACCTGAACTTGAAATACCATTGTGGAAGGCACAGACCGAAGggaaaacatttgtttccatCACCACTGGGTGGCTCTCACTGA